A window of Luteitalea sp. contains these coding sequences:
- a CDS encoding amidohydrolase family protein: MAARLTAYLVSVIVAGTLIAGLLVGAQNDGEGPVDLIIYNGKVYTGAGQPMAEAVAVRGNRILRVGTDWEIRRLRRRETRFVDAHGGTVLPGFNEAHARVVEAGLSRDEDTRTLVEPVEPQHTRGERLQAIRSVLARAHRLGITSIQDISAGAEDLELYEQLRAADELGVRVYALLAVRTDLTEEDAARLDAVRKQYLDDPLLKTGGVRVTVGDVLDQRGPQAGSRPGVESGPQKLLRQADTSAPLRPTQAELNHVVALMDERGWQVMVQAPTADVADMGLEAFLHALEVNRGGERHIRRHRIELDVPLDNVDWLRFQSLGILADLASPVARSFASLEGGDEILLGSRWLGDPGDPLSAIFTAAGAGPDGQRLAAAIDAYTRAPAYASFEDSRKGVIAPEMLADLVVLSTDIFSLPPDRLADSVVQTTIFDGRVVYSRAEDDTQTE; the protein is encoded by the coding sequence ATGGCCGCACGCCTAACTGCTTACCTCGTCTCTGTCATCGTCGCTGGCACGCTCATCGCCGGCCTCCTCGTTGGAGCGCAAAATGACGGTGAGGGCCCGGTGGACCTCATCATATACAACGGTAAGGTCTACACTGGCGCTGGCCAGCCAATGGCCGAAGCGGTCGCAGTCCGCGGCAATCGCATCCTCCGCGTCGGCACCGATTGGGAAATCAGACGCCTCCGCCGCCGCGAAACGCGCTTCGTCGACGCACATGGCGGGACGGTCTTGCCCGGCTTCAATGAGGCACACGCCCGTGTGGTGGAGGCCGGTCTCTCACGCGACGAGGACACTCGGACACTCGTCGAGCCAGTGGAGCCGCAGCACACGCGCGGCGAGCGTCTGCAGGCCATCCGCAGCGTGCTGGCTCGGGCGCATCGCCTCGGCATCACGAGCATTCAGGACATCAGCGCCGGCGCCGAAGATCTGGAGCTCTACGAGCAGCTTCGCGCTGCGGACGAGCTAGGAGTACGTGTCTATGCGCTCCTCGCCGTGCGGACCGATCTCACAGAGGAGGACGCCGCACGCCTCGACGCCGTTCGCAAACAGTATCTGGATGACCCGCTGCTCAAGACCGGCGGCGTGCGCGTGACCGTGGGGGACGTCCTCGATCAGCGGGGTCCCCAGGCCGGCAGCCGGCCTGGGGTGGAGAGCGGGCCGCAGAAGCTGCTGCGCCAGGCCGACACCAGCGCGCCACTTCGCCCGACGCAGGCAGAATTGAACCACGTCGTCGCGCTGATGGATGAGCGTGGTTGGCAGGTGATGGTTCAGGCACCTACTGCCGATGTTGCAGATATGGGACTCGAAGCATTTCTCCATGCGCTCGAGGTCAACCGCGGCGGTGAGAGACATATCCGCCGCCATCGCATCGAGCTCGACGTCCCGCTCGACAACGTCGACTGGCTCCGCTTCCAGTCGCTCGGCATTCTCGCCGATCTCGCATCGCCGGTCGCGCGTTCCTTTGCGTCGCTCGAGGGCGGCGACGAGATCCTGCTCGGCAGCCGCTGGCTGGGTGATCCAGGCGATCCACTTTCCGCCATTTTCACGGCGGCTGGCGCCGGGCCGGACGGCCAGAGGCTCGCGGCGGCGATCGACGCCTACACGCGCGCGCCCGCTTATGCGTCCTTCGAGGACAGTCGCAAGGGTGTTATCGCGCCAGAGATGCTCGCGGACCTCGTGGTACTCTCCACCGATATCTTCTCGCTGCCTCCCGACCGTCTTGCCGACAGCGTCGTCCAGACCACGATCTTCGATGGGCGCGTCGTGTACAGCCGCGCGGAGGACGACACGCAGACAGAGTAG
- a CDS encoding TSUP family transporter: MTSVYVLLVVGGGAVAGVLGALLGLGGGVFLVPLLTLGLGLPFRHAAAISLLAVIATSSMVTAGSTGRRVINVRLGMVLEVATTLGGLAGGLTALTLSHRVLSALFGVVAMLIAVVMLRQRNELVTVLDEAADPGWLGGRFYSYDRGRQVTYRVKRLPVALGMSFLAGNVSGLLGVGGGILKVPALNAWCGVPLRVAASTSSLMIGVTAVATVPLYYANGDVVPHLAAAAVLGVLAGSQAGLWLCERTRAKRLKILMACVLLTVSLLMVMGVR; encoded by the coding sequence ATGACATCAGTCTACGTGCTGTTGGTCGTGGGCGGCGGCGCCGTCGCTGGCGTGCTCGGGGCGCTGCTCGGCCTCGGCGGTGGCGTCTTCCTGGTGCCGCTGCTGACGTTGGGCCTCGGCCTTCCATTCAGGCATGCGGCAGCAATCAGTCTGCTCGCGGTAATCGCCACCTCCAGTATGGTCACGGCCGGGAGCACCGGCCGCCGCGTCATCAACGTCCGGCTTGGCATGGTGCTCGAGGTCGCGACGACATTGGGCGGTCTGGCGGGCGGCCTGACCGCGCTCACGCTGTCGCACCGCGTGCTCAGCGCGCTGTTTGGCGTCGTGGCGATGCTCATTGCCGTGGTCATGTTGCGCCAGCGCAACGAGCTCGTGACCGTCCTCGACGAAGCGGCCGATCCCGGGTGGCTCGGCGGCCGCTTCTACTCATATGACCGGGGCCGTCAGGTCACCTATCGCGTCAAGCGGCTACCCGTGGCACTCGGGATGTCCTTCCTCGCCGGCAACGTGTCAGGTCTGCTGGGCGTTGGCGGCGGGATTCTCAAGGTGCCGGCACTGAACGCGTGGTGCGGCGTGCCGCTGCGTGTCGCAGCGAGCACGAGCTCGCTGATGATTGGCGTCACGGCCGTCGCAACAGTTCCGCTCTACTACGCGAACGGCGATGTGGTGCCTCATCTGGCAGCGGCGGCCGTCCTCGGGGTGCTCGCCGGATCCCAGGCGGGCCTCTGGCTGTGCGAACGCACGCGTGCGAAGCGGCTGAAGATCCTCATGGCCTGCGTGCTGCTCACTGTGTCGCTTCTCATGGTGATGGGGGTACGATGA
- a CDS encoding DUF1634 domain-containing protein, with product MTHLSSTASSTETLARLELIVGRILRIGVVVATVLLVVGLALWVPRVEPTIALQLLHAGLITLMLTPVLRVVVSVVEFARARDWFFMLVTLAVLAVLGGTFWAAMLQR from the coding sequence ATGACGCACCTTTCGTCCACCGCCTCCAGTACCGAAACCCTCGCTCGGCTCGAGCTCATTGTCGGCCGTATCCTGCGCATTGGCGTGGTCGTGGCGACGGTGCTGCTCGTGGTGGGACTCGCGCTCTGGGTGCCTCGCGTCGAGCCCACGATAGCGCTCCAGCTGCTTCATGCCGGTCTCATCACGCTCATGCTTACGCCAGTGCTGCGCGTCGTGGTCTCGGTCGTAGAGTTTGCGCGGGCGCGAGACTGGTTCTTCATGCTGGTCACGCTCGCGGTGCTGGCCGTGCTCGGCGGCACCTTCTGGGCGGCGATGCTTCAGCGATGA